The following are encoded in a window of Telmatobacter sp. DSM 110680 genomic DNA:
- a CDS encoding DnaJ domain-containing protein: protein MLEPKKLDFYELLQVSRTAEPDTIHRVYRFFAARYHPDNAVSSDPEKFALLRLAYETLSDPHRRAEYDASNGRASGDHPPLSTTIDFMDDMEGERNRRLAVLAVLYYRRRANPYSPVVSLAEVEAHMGFPRDFLDFTTWYLLRKNYITRADNSDFALTVEGVEFVETGRVQIPILNKLLTDGSLQIPREKEKPEATATEHCERELFRSEHYLGNSDSSPSFTGDAGQTLPSPAQDALDTASAPDPNPSCEMPDIFACLKPATDDFDIDAIREAVTGKLRKTTVAPVAA, encoded by the coding sequence ATGCTGGAGCCCAAGAAACTGGATTTCTATGAACTTCTGCAGGTCAGCCGCACCGCAGAGCCGGATACTATCCACCGCGTCTACCGCTTCTTTGCCGCGCGCTATCATCCGGATAATGCTGTCTCCAGTGACCCGGAGAAGTTCGCCCTCCTCCGCTTGGCCTACGAAACGCTCTCCGATCCCCACCGGCGCGCTGAGTACGATGCCTCCAACGGCCGCGCATCCGGTGACCACCCTCCGCTTTCCACCACGATCGACTTTATGGATGACATGGAGGGCGAGCGCAACCGCCGCCTCGCCGTGCTGGCCGTGCTCTACTACCGCCGACGCGCCAACCCTTACTCGCCTGTAGTCTCTCTCGCCGAAGTGGAAGCCCACATGGGTTTCCCCCGTGACTTCCTCGACTTCACCACTTGGTACCTGCTCCGCAAGAACTACATCACCCGTGCCGACAACTCCGACTTTGCCCTTACCGTCGAGGGCGTCGAATTCGTCGAAACCGGGCGCGTCCAAATTCCCATACTCAACAAGCTGCTCACGGACGGCTCTCTCCAAATTCCCCGCGAAAAAGAGAAGCCTGAAGCCACTGCCACCGAACACTGCGAGAGGGAGCTTTTCAGAAGCGAGCACTATCTGGGGAACAGCGACTCCTCTCCGTCATTTACGGGGGATGCCGGGCAGACGCTCCCCAGTCCGGCGCAGGACGCTCTCGACACGGCCTCTGCTCCCGATCCCAACCCGAGCTGCGAGATGCCTGACATCTTTGCGTGCCTAAAGCCCGCTACCGACGACTTCGACATCGATGCCATCCGCGAAGCCGTTACCGGCAAACTCCGCAAGACTACGGTTGCGCCGGTTGCAGCATAA
- a CDS encoding outer membrane beta-barrel protein yields MIAKLLLAVAVLLVSIPSFAQVEPEATAGRKIPIHLSLGGGMDYFSGDWGSTGIKRFGPAAWATATAWHCLGVTAEGHSMIVGGNDAASHYKLFIGEGGLQCTMGYWGRFQPIFKGEGGFASLSQPGNGTGRFHNTYGTWSVGGGAEYHTGGHWWTRVDYTYEAIPNFHSSVSGQNHTLNPRGISFGETYRFGYAGTQF; encoded by the coding sequence ATGATTGCAAAGCTGTTGTTGGCAGTGGCTGTCCTTCTCGTCTCGATTCCGAGCTTCGCCCAGGTAGAACCCGAGGCAACTGCGGGCAGGAAGATTCCCATACACCTGAGTCTCGGCGGCGGAATGGACTATTTTTCAGGCGATTGGGGAAGCACAGGCATCAAGAGATTCGGACCCGCAGCTTGGGCGACTGCAACCGCGTGGCATTGCCTGGGGGTCACTGCAGAGGGCCACTCCATGATCGTCGGCGGAAACGATGCAGCTTCCCATTACAAACTCTTCATTGGGGAGGGCGGTTTGCAGTGCACCATGGGTTACTGGGGCAGGTTCCAGCCCATTTTCAAAGGTGAGGGCGGCTTCGCCAGCCTCTCCCAGCCCGGAAACGGTACAGGCCGTTTTCACAACACCTACGGCACATGGTCTGTCGGTGGTGGCGCCGAATACCACACCGGAGGACATTGGTGGACGCGGGTGGACTACACCTACGAAGCCATCCCGAATTTTCACAGTAGCGTGTCAGGCCAGAACCACACCCTGAATCCCCGCGGCATATCCTTCGGCGAGACTTATCGTTTTGGCTATGCGGGAACTCAATTCTGA
- a CDS encoding 2Fe-2S iron-sulfur cluster-binding protein, which translates to MAKPCALARQAWPTPPEKKILTIEGLGQGETHFVREAWIAEQVPQGGYCQPGQFMTS; encoded by the coding sequence ATGGCGAAGCCGTGCGCTCTTGCCAGACAAGCGTGGCCGACGCCGCCGGAAAAAAAGATTCTTACGATCGAGGGGCTGGGGCAGGGGGAAACGCACTTTGTGCGGGAGGCGTGGATTGCAGAGCAGGTGCCGCAAGGCGGTTACTGCCAGCCGGGGCAGTTCATGACAAGTTGA
- a CDS encoding CRTAC1 family protein yields the protein MKELPFHLESDVSKAFNPPESMAGGVAVFDYNGDGRPDIFFTNGADLATLKKSSSKYSNRLFRNDGNGVFTDVTGQAGLAGTGFDVGVAAGDYDNDGHPDLFVAGVHHNTLYHNNGDGTFTDVTVKAGLDKANDPEFGPLWSVAAAWVDVNDDGLLDLFVVNYLRWQYTDKAQCSDYCHPRHYKGSPNQLFLNQGDGTFKDVSQEWGIRAHVGKGMAVGVADYDHDGRQDLFVTNDASENFLFHNMGNKFEEAGFETNTMLRQDGNPISGMGLDFRDLSNSGFADIVYVALNGETFPVLKNTGKGDFEEVTIPSGMGAQSVRMAGFGAAVYDFDNDGWKDIFVARGHSSWESMPAEMVAKQPNTVFRNLGSSGRLQGLTAEAGFEEETAAHHRGCAFGDFDGDGRVDAVVTSLDRNAELWMNRSSNSNHWLGISLHGVRSNRDGIGARIKVVTKTAKLHNHQTSSVCYASSSLGPVHFGLGTEATADQIEIIWPSGIVQILKNIDADRIIEVTEPDVAGGTPR from the coding sequence TTGAAGGAACTCCCGTTCCATCTCGAAAGCGACGTAAGCAAGGCATTCAACCCTCCTGAGTCCATGGCCGGTGGGGTGGCAGTCTTCGACTATAACGGCGACGGCAGGCCGGACATCTTCTTCACTAACGGCGCCGATCTGGCGACGCTGAAGAAATCGTCCAGCAAATACTCGAACCGCCTCTTCCGGAACGACGGCAACGGTGTCTTCACCGACGTTACGGGTCAGGCAGGATTGGCGGGAACAGGATTTGACGTTGGAGTTGCTGCAGGCGACTACGACAACGACGGGCATCCCGACCTTTTTGTAGCGGGCGTTCATCACAATACGCTCTATCACAACAACGGCGACGGCACCTTCACCGACGTTACGGTCAAGGCTGGGTTAGATAAAGCGAATGATCCGGAGTTCGGACCTCTGTGGTCAGTGGCGGCCGCCTGGGTCGATGTAAACGATGACGGACTGCTTGATTTGTTTGTCGTCAACTATCTGCGATGGCAATACACCGACAAAGCTCAATGCAGCGACTATTGCCATCCACGTCATTACAAAGGTTCCCCTAATCAGCTTTTCCTGAACCAGGGCGACGGCACATTTAAGGACGTTTCGCAGGAGTGGGGCATACGCGCCCATGTGGGAAAGGGCATGGCTGTTGGCGTGGCGGACTACGACCACGACGGCCGGCAGGACTTGTTTGTGACGAACGACGCGAGCGAAAATTTTCTCTTCCACAACATGGGGAACAAATTCGAGGAGGCCGGATTTGAAACCAACACCATGTTGCGGCAGGACGGCAACCCGATCTCCGGGATGGGTCTCGACTTCCGCGATCTCAGCAATAGCGGTTTCGCCGATATCGTCTATGTTGCGTTGAACGGTGAAACTTTTCCTGTACTCAAAAATACGGGCAAGGGTGACTTTGAGGAAGTGACGATTCCCAGCGGGATGGGTGCACAGAGCGTACGAATGGCAGGCTTCGGCGCTGCCGTATATGACTTCGACAACGATGGATGGAAGGATATCTTTGTAGCGCGCGGGCACTCTTCCTGGGAATCCATGCCGGCAGAGATGGTTGCGAAACAGCCCAACACGGTGTTTCGCAATCTAGGCAGCAGTGGAAGGTTGCAGGGTCTTACCGCCGAGGCAGGGTTTGAGGAAGAAACAGCCGCACACCACAGAGGATGTGCATTTGGAGACTTCGATGGCGACGGCCGGGTCGATGCCGTTGTAACGTCGCTGGATCGAAACGCTGAACTTTGGATGAATCGCAGCTCCAATTCGAACCATTGGCTGGGGATCTCACTCCACGGAGTGAGGAGCAATCGCGACGGCATTGGCGCACGCATCAAGGTCGTTACAAAGACCGCCAAGCTGCACAACCACCAGACCTCAAGCGTCTGTTACGCGTCGTCAAGTCTTGGACCGGTGCACTTCGGATTAGGGACCGAAGCGACGGCTGATCAGATCGAAATCATTTGGCCTAGCGGCATCGTGCAGATCCTCAAAAACATCGACGCGGACCGCATTATCGAGGTGACGGAACCCGATGTTGCAGGCGGCACGCCCCGATAG
- a CDS encoding M13 family metallopeptidase, with the protein MKTCALVLAGALPIALAGAQAPQAPIQLQHVDVTNMDTSVSPCDNFYQYVCGKVNAANPIPPDQVFWGVGGELQEWNDQVLRGILEKNEAASATRTPNEQKIGDFYASCVDQTTEKKDDFAVLQPLLAQIDGMHDKREIATVLAAMHSSFDSAWQGNDNQTAAALFGYGQQADYNNVDHVVAGLDQGGLGMPNRDFYLKEDEQSKNIREDYMKWIEALLGLGGTSAADATKDAATIMRIETALAKAQMDNITRRDPNKVNNRFTPAQLKTLVPNFNWDAYMSAIGSPAVPLYEVASPEFFRTVNEELAKEDLGAWKTYLRWHLLRKSSSVLGSRWRDADFAFRSVLLGDKEQPPTWRRCANAVDRNLGEALGQVYVAQVFPPESKARAKKLVKDIESAMGRNIDSVTWMQASTKREAHLKLAAVIDKIGYPDKWIDYSSLSISRESYAANQQRSNAFELKRQLAFIGHSLDRTQWQMTPPTVDAYEDAQTNTINFPAGILQPAYFDPTQDDVINYGAEGAIVGHELTHGFDDQGRKFDVKGNLRDWWTAEDAKEYEQRGECIAKEYTGPVQGISGVEQNGKLTQGEDTADNGGLYLALSALNEDLKQQGKTIEDKDSHGLTNLQRFFIAYGTAWCDQIRPEAVKTLIQTNPHSVPWERVNNVVGNMPEFEKAFNCKAGQPMVHATRCRVW; encoded by the coding sequence ATGAAAACTTGCGCTTTGGTTCTGGCTGGCGCACTGCCAATCGCTCTCGCCGGTGCACAGGCACCTCAAGCTCCCATTCAGTTACAGCATGTCGATGTAACCAACATGGACACTTCAGTGAGCCCTTGCGACAACTTCTACCAGTACGTTTGCGGGAAGGTGAATGCTGCGAACCCGATTCCGCCGGACCAGGTGTTCTGGGGCGTTGGCGGAGAGTTGCAGGAGTGGAATGACCAGGTTCTGCGCGGCATCCTTGAGAAGAACGAGGCGGCCAGCGCGACCAGGACTCCGAATGAGCAGAAGATTGGCGACTTCTACGCCAGCTGTGTGGATCAGACAACGGAAAAGAAGGATGACTTTGCTGTCCTTCAGCCGCTGCTGGCGCAGATCGACGGGATGCACGACAAGCGCGAGATCGCGACAGTGCTGGCTGCGATGCACAGCTCTTTCGATAGCGCGTGGCAAGGCAATGACAATCAGACCGCGGCTGCGCTGTTCGGATATGGGCAGCAAGCCGACTATAACAATGTGGATCACGTGGTCGCGGGACTTGATCAGGGCGGACTTGGAATGCCGAACCGCGATTTTTATCTTAAGGAAGACGAACAGTCAAAGAATATTCGCGAAGACTACATGAAGTGGATCGAAGCTCTGCTGGGTCTTGGCGGCACGAGCGCAGCAGATGCGACGAAGGATGCGGCGACCATCATGCGCATCGAAACCGCGTTGGCTAAGGCGCAGATGGACAACATTACGCGCCGCGACCCCAACAAGGTAAACAACCGATTCACGCCAGCACAGCTCAAGACACTGGTTCCCAATTTCAATTGGGACGCGTACATGAGCGCAATCGGTTCGCCTGCGGTTCCACTTTACGAGGTCGCATCACCGGAGTTCTTCCGCACCGTTAACGAGGAGTTGGCAAAAGAGGATCTCGGCGCATGGAAGACCTACCTTCGCTGGCACCTGTTGCGCAAATCTTCCAGTGTGCTTGGCAGTCGGTGGCGCGATGCCGACTTCGCGTTTCGGAGCGTGCTGCTTGGCGATAAAGAGCAACCCCCGACATGGCGGCGGTGCGCAAACGCAGTAGACCGGAATCTCGGCGAAGCGCTGGGCCAGGTGTACGTAGCGCAGGTGTTTCCACCAGAGAGCAAGGCGCGCGCCAAAAAGCTGGTGAAGGACATTGAATCTGCCATGGGCCGCAATATCGACTCGGTCACTTGGATGCAGGCTTCCACCAAGCGCGAGGCGCATCTGAAGCTGGCTGCCGTAATCGACAAGATCGGCTATCCGGATAAATGGATCGACTATAGTTCCCTTTCCATTTCGCGCGAGAGCTATGCCGCTAACCAACAGCGCTCAAATGCATTTGAATTAAAGCGCCAACTGGCTTTCATCGGGCATTCGCTCGATCGCACGCAGTGGCAGATGACGCCGCCGACGGTGGACGCGTATGAAGATGCGCAGACTAATACCATCAACTTTCCGGCGGGCATTCTACAGCCTGCATACTTTGATCCAACCCAGGACGACGTCATTAACTATGGCGCGGAGGGAGCAATCGTAGGGCACGAGCTTACGCATGGCTTCGACGACCAGGGCCGCAAATTCGACGTGAAGGGCAATCTTCGCGACTGGTGGACTGCGGAAGACGCGAAGGAATACGAACAACGCGGCGAGTGTATCGCCAAGGAATACACCGGCCCGGTGCAGGGTATTTCAGGTGTCGAACAGAATGGAAAACTCACTCAGGGCGAAGACACAGCCGATAACGGTGGGCTCTATCTCGCACTTTCAGCTTTGAACGAGGACCTGAAACAGCAGGGCAAGACGATCGAAGATAAGGATAGTCACGGCCTGACCAACCTGCAGCGTTTCTTTATCGCTTACGGGACGGCGTGGTGCGATCAGATTCGTCCAGAAGCGGTGAAGACACTCATTCAGACTAATCCGCACTCGGTGCCTTGGGAGCGCGTGAACAACGTAGTCGGAAACATGCCTGAATTTGAGAAGGCGTTCAACTGCAAAGCAGGTCAACCGATGGTGCACGCAACGCGCTGCCGCGTTTGGTGA
- a CDS encoding GntR family transcriptional regulator — MKKSHRVASKLGPPPESDPAARLSKHRRVFDHLLASIQSGELKPGDRLPSEAELGKFFDASRITVAKAVHDLQRMGLVSRRPGSGTHVLAEDRPTGRTFGLLIPELGITEIFEPICHGMMRTHFARPDSLLWGNSAVSVQDSVQAAEQMVQAFISQRVAGVFFAPLELTDEKDAANRRIARMLDRAQIPFVLLDRCYLPYPERSPHDLVGVDNRRAGHMATAHLLECGAHRVVFLGEEFAANTVDARITGFYEALRTHAVRPDWELVWRGSPQDEAFIRRMLEAARPDAVVCANDLTAARLMQVLLAFGISIPEDIKIVGMDDVRYASLLPVPLTTIHQDCAGIGAVAMATMRERLEHPELPIRDVLVPVRLVVRRSCGTQHLKSTRSEANVSATE, encoded by the coding sequence ATGAAGAAATCCCATCGAGTGGCGAGCAAGCTTGGACCGCCCCCCGAAAGCGATCCGGCAGCGCGCCTGTCAAAGCACCGCCGCGTCTTCGACCACCTGCTCGCGAGCATTCAATCCGGTGAATTGAAACCCGGCGACCGTCTTCCCAGCGAAGCAGAGTTGGGCAAGTTCTTCGATGCTTCGCGCATTACCGTGGCCAAGGCCGTCCACGACCTCCAACGCATGGGACTGGTGTCGCGCCGTCCCGGCTCGGGCACCCACGTACTGGCTGAAGATCGCCCCACAGGCCGGACCTTCGGATTACTTATCCCAGAACTCGGCATCACTGAGATCTTCGAGCCCATCTGTCACGGCATGATGCGGACTCATTTTGCGCGTCCCGATTCTCTCCTGTGGGGTAACTCCGCCGTTTCCGTTCAAGACAGCGTCCAGGCTGCCGAGCAGATGGTGCAAGCATTCATCTCTCAAAGAGTAGCGGGTGTGTTCTTTGCACCGCTCGAACTCACCGACGAAAAGGATGCCGCCAACCGCCGCATTGCCCGTATGCTCGATCGCGCGCAGATCCCCTTCGTACTGCTCGATCGCTGTTACTTGCCTTACCCGGAACGCTCGCCGCACGATCTCGTGGGTGTTGACAATCGCCGGGCGGGACACATGGCGACAGCCCATCTGCTTGAATGCGGCGCTCATCGCGTAGTGTTCCTCGGCGAAGAATTCGCGGCCAACACAGTAGACGCGCGCATCACCGGATTCTATGAAGCGCTCCGCACCCATGCCGTCAGGCCCGATTGGGAGTTGGTATGGCGTGGAAGTCCCCAGGATGAAGCTTTTATTCGCAGAATGCTTGAGGCAGCCCGGCCTGACGCAGTCGTCTGCGCCAACGACCTCACGGCTGCCCGCTTGATGCAGGTTTTGCTCGCCTTCGGAATCAGCATCCCTGAAGACATCAAGATCGTGGGAATGGATGACGTGCGCTACGCGAGTTTGCTCCCCGTTCCACTTACCACCATCCATCAGGATTGTGCGGGCATCGGCGCGGTTGCCATGGCCACCATGCGTGAGCGTCTCGAACATCCCGAACTGCCGATTCGCGATGTACTGGTCCCGGTGCGCTTAGTCGTCCGGCGATCCTGCGGGACGCAGCACCTCAAGTCCACTCGTTCTGAAGCGAATGTTTCAGCAACTGAATAA
- a CDS encoding carbohydrate kinase, whose product MKEPHLILGIGELLWDILPEGPRLGGAPANFGVMAGRLGNHSAILSRIGRDDLGREAVHRLDPLPADTSYLQIDPAHETGRVTVSFNDGQPAYTIHQPAAWDSMELSDDWIKLAERADAICFGSLAQRSIESRQTIQTLAAQTSSRCIRIFDVNLRAPFYSSEIIQESLELATVFKMNDAEVPLVLSLLGMPPEDDATIECLRKSAERLLMEFPTLNLVAITCGGLGSLLVTREEWHQHPGFPVKVVDTIGAGDAFTAAITHYLLRGAELPVLNEAGNRWGSWVASQSGAMPPLPEATRAGIETAIEQSA is encoded by the coding sequence TTGAAAGAGCCGCATCTGATCCTGGGAATTGGCGAGTTGTTGTGGGACATATTGCCGGAGGGGCCGCGACTAGGCGGGGCACCGGCAAACTTCGGCGTCATGGCTGGCCGCCTCGGCAATCATTCCGCGATCCTGAGCCGCATCGGCCGCGATGACCTCGGGCGCGAAGCCGTGCATCGTCTAGATCCCCTGCCTGCCGACACCAGCTATCTGCAGATCGATCCGGCGCATGAGACCGGCCGGGTTACGGTCTCGTTCAACGATGGCCAGCCTGCGTATACCATCCATCAACCTGCGGCATGGGATTCAATGGAACTCTCCGACGATTGGATCAAGCTCGCTGAGCGTGCGGACGCCATCTGTTTTGGATCTCTCGCACAACGCAGTATTGAATCCCGCCAGACCATCCAGACGCTGGCAGCGCAAACATCCTCCCGCTGCATCCGCATCTTCGACGTCAATCTCCGTGCGCCGTTCTACTCCAGCGAGATCATTCAGGAATCCCTCGAACTGGCCACCGTCTTCAAGATGAATGATGCCGAGGTCCCACTGGTTCTCTCGCTGCTCGGCATGCCTCCCGAGGACGACGCAACTATTGAATGCCTGCGCAAGAGCGCCGAACGTCTTCTGATGGAGTTTCCGACACTCAATCTGGTCGCCATCACCTGCGGTGGCCTCGGTAGCCTGCTGGTCACGCGCGAAGAATGGCACCAGCATCCGGGATTCCCTGTCAAGGTGGTGGACACCATCGGCGCCGGAGACGCATTCACCGCTGCCATCACCCACTACCTTTTGCGCGGAGCTGAATTGCCGGTTTTGAACGAGGCCGGGAATCGCTGGGGCAGTTGGGTAGCGTCACAATCCGGTGCGATGCCTCCACTCCCCGAGGCCACCCGCGCCGGGATTGAAACGGCCATCGAGCAGTCTGCATAG
- a CDS encoding class I SAM-dependent methyltransferase has product MTRKEGYTPHPFDAQYEVKTSGLIPGRYLKTGHTHDRHSTAYFGVAPSVFKGLLKRWQRTERAAPLDDFTFMDIGAGMGRAMLLASQHPFRKVIGIELNPVLADIAGRNITKWQAADRAFAPMRIVCGDILDARFPGGPCLLFLFNPFGAAVMRRMLARLAHIFSKRPGQLDLLYVNPEQEHVIECQPGFKRLFIGQVRRSRVDSIADHKIMANQPDGEYASANYEDCSIWRWMGKP; this is encoded by the coding sequence ATGACCCGCAAAGAGGGGTACACGCCGCATCCCTTTGACGCGCAGTACGAGGTCAAAACCAGCGGTCTCATTCCCGGTCGCTATCTCAAAACCGGTCACACCCACGACCGCCATTCCACTGCCTACTTCGGTGTCGCTCCATCGGTGTTCAAGGGGCTACTCAAGCGATGGCAACGCACCGAGCGTGCCGCCCCTCTCGACGACTTCACTTTCATGGACATTGGCGCTGGCATGGGGCGTGCCATGCTACTGGCCTCGCAACATCCCTTCCGTAAAGTCATTGGAATTGAACTCAATCCGGTCCTCGCTGACATTGCCGGCCGCAATATCACCAAATGGCAAGCGGCAGATCGGGCGTTCGCACCCATGCGAATTGTCTGCGGCGACATACTTGACGCACGGTTTCCTGGTGGACCATGCCTGCTCTTTCTCTTCAATCCCTTCGGCGCCGCGGTCATGCGCCGCATGCTGGCGCGTCTCGCCCATATTTTTTCCAAACGACCCGGACAGCTTGATCTTCTCTACGTCAACCCCGAACAGGAACACGTGATCGAATGCCAGCCCGGATTCAAACGGCTCTTTATCGGGCAGGTTCGTCGCTCGCGCGTCGACTCCATCGCCGACCACAAAATCATGGCCAACCAGCCCGACGGCGAATACGCCTCCGCCAACTACGAAGACTGCTCGATCTGGAGATGGATGGGCAAGCCATAA
- a CDS encoding branched-chain amino acid transaminase — protein MPIQKTSKIWHNGNLIPWEDANIHVMSHVIHYGSSVFEGIRCYAQPQGSAVFRLPEHMQRLRDSAKIYRMELPYSLDELCAGVVDLIESNGIAPCYIRPIALRGYGEIGVNPKGSPIEVYMANFPWGKYVAGTGGADVCVSSWNRLAPNTMPALAKAGANYMNSQLIRMEADINGYVEGIALDTNGLVSEGSGENVFVVRNGVLYTPQLANSALSGITRDSVLTIARHLGLAVTEQPIPREMLYIADEVFFTGTAAEVSPIRSIDRILIGDGKTGEITKKIADEFFSIANGLKPDRFGWLTPVKVNATEPVTV, from the coding sequence ATGCCCATTCAAAAGACATCCAAAATCTGGCACAACGGCAACCTGATTCCGTGGGAGGACGCCAACATCCACGTAATGAGCCACGTAATCCACTATGGCTCCAGCGTGTTCGAAGGAATCCGCTGCTACGCACAGCCCCAGGGCTCGGCGGTTTTCAGGCTTCCGGAGCACATGCAGCGCCTGCGTGACTCCGCCAAGATATATCGGATGGAGCTTCCCTACTCGCTCGACGAATTGTGCGCCGGCGTCGTCGATCTGATCGAGTCAAATGGAATCGCGCCCTGTTACATCCGTCCCATTGCGTTGCGGGGTTATGGGGAGATTGGCGTCAATCCCAAGGGATCGCCGATCGAGGTCTACATGGCCAACTTCCCATGGGGCAAGTACGTGGCCGGAACTGGTGGGGCCGATGTATGCGTCTCAAGCTGGAATCGGCTTGCTCCGAACACCATGCCCGCACTCGCCAAGGCCGGCGCTAATTACATGAACTCGCAGCTTATCCGCATGGAAGCCGATATCAATGGCTACGTTGAAGGCATCGCGCTGGATACGAACGGTCTGGTCAGCGAAGGCTCCGGCGAAAACGTGTTTGTGGTGCGGAATGGGGTGCTGTATACACCGCAGCTGGCGAACTCTGCCTTGTCTGGGATTACGCGCGACAGTGTGCTCACGATTGCGCGGCACCTTGGACTGGCGGTTACTGAGCAGCCGATCCCGCGAGAGATGCTCTACATCGCGGATGAGGTGTTCTTCACGGGAACGGCAGCTGAGGTTTCGCCGATTCGCTCCATTGATCGCATTTTGATTGGAGACGGAAAGACCGGCGAGATTACGAAGAAGATCGCGGACGAGTTCTTCTCCATCGCCAACGGATTGAAGCCGGATCGCTTTGGCTGGCTGACGCCGGTGAAGGTGAACGCAACGGAGCCAGTGACGGTTTAG
- a CDS encoding amidohydrolase family protein, whose amino-acid sequence MKSTLLIAFFACASLTALTASAQTVQPVSQPGPNDTAGMTAKTIAIVGGKVLTVTHGTIENGTVIMSGGKIVAVGSAKATKVPAGAEIFDAKGMTVYPGLFDAETNLGLTEVASDQNSNDLAETADEIEPQMHAADAFHAETVHIPVDRLNGITNAIVAPASEDSIAGQDSVIQLYGRDRDQMLMQRDVALAMNFEGSVRRKGNFNGGPSKFPTTRMGLASQIRQAFLDAQAYEVERAAATKPDHKGVPPKRDLKLEALLPYLHGEKPVVLAARESYEVEVAMGLAKEFHLKVILNHVTHAQDVLDEIASYHVPVIVGSVYDFPRPDERYDAVYSLPAELQKRGVKIALSSDGGGEGGSRNLPYAAGYAVAYGLPYDEALKAITLNPAEMFGLGDSLGSLDVGKTANVVVANGDPLDVRTSVKQVFIDGNAVPMVSRQTKLRDEYMPLTTKKP is encoded by the coding sequence ATGAAGTCAACACTCCTCATAGCATTTTTCGCATGTGCTTCCTTGACAGCGTTGACTGCTTCGGCGCAAACGGTCCAGCCCGTCTCGCAGCCCGGTCCTAACGATACCGCCGGGATGACCGCGAAGACCATCGCCATTGTTGGCGGTAAAGTCCTCACCGTCACCCACGGCACGATTGAAAACGGCACCGTGATTATGTCGGGAGGAAAGATCGTCGCGGTAGGCTCCGCGAAGGCGACCAAAGTCCCTGCTGGTGCTGAAATATTTGACGCCAAGGGAATGACCGTCTACCCAGGGCTCTTCGACGCAGAGACCAACCTCGGACTGACTGAGGTTGCCTCTGACCAGAACAGCAATGACCTCGCAGAGACAGCAGATGAAATCGAGCCTCAGATGCACGCGGCTGACGCATTTCATGCCGAGACCGTTCATATTCCGGTGGATCGCCTGAACGGAATTACGAATGCGATCGTCGCTCCGGCTTCCGAGGATTCGATCGCAGGACAGGACTCCGTAATCCAGCTTTATGGCCGGGATCGCGACCAGATGTTGATGCAGCGGGACGTTGCCCTGGCGATGAACTTTGAAGGCAGTGTGCGCAGGAAGGGGAACTTCAACGGCGGTCCTTCGAAGTTTCCAACCACGCGTATGGGACTCGCCTCCCAGATCCGGCAGGCATTTCTCGATGCCCAGGCGTATGAAGTGGAACGTGCAGCCGCCACGAAGCCCGATCACAAAGGTGTGCCCCCCAAACGCGATCTAAAACTTGAAGCACTGTTGCCTTACCTCCACGGCGAAAAGCCCGTGGTGCTGGCGGCGCGCGAAAGCTATGAGGTTGAAGTTGCGATGGGTCTAGCGAAGGAGTTTCACCTCAAAGTCATTCTCAATCACGTAACGCATGCCCAGGACGTGCTCGACGAGATCGCCTCGTATCATGTGCCCGTGATCGTCGGTTCTGTTTACGACTTTCCTCGCCCGGATGAACGCTACGACGCGGTCTACTCCTTGCCAGCGGAATTGCAGAAGCGCGGCGTGAAGATTGCACTCTCGTCTGATGGCGGCGGTGAGGGAGGCAGCCGCAACTTGCCCTACGCAGCGGGATACGCTGTGGCCTACGGTCTTCCCTATGACGAAGCTTTGAAGGCCATCACCTTAAATCCGGCAGAGATGTTCGGACTCGGAGATTCGCTCGGATCGCTTGACGTCGGCAAGACCGCAAATGTTGTCGTAGCCAACGGAGACCCGCTCGACGTAAGAACTTCAGTGAAGCAGGTCTTCATTGACGGCAACGCAGTCCCCATGGTCAGCAGGCAAACCAAACTTCGCGATGAGTACATGCCACTCACAACAAAGAAGCCTTAG